A stretch of DNA from Glycine max cultivar Williams 82 chromosome 18, Glycine_max_v4.0, whole genome shotgun sequence:
ATATGGATTTATGTAAATGACTAGTGACCTTCTTAGTTATTGGAAGTTTTCTTTagcttattaaaataatattcatgaaGAACCTTATACAAATAAACTCGTTTTAACTTGTTTCAGTAAGCTCCAAAGTTAAGCTTGTAAATAAGCACTAAATTGATAAGAGCTTATTGAATAAGttcttaattaaattgtttaaccAAGAGTTCCCTTAATCATCTTAAATAGAAAATGCTATAGACTTCCAATTTTGTTCCACATCATTTAGTTTATTTCAGTTAGGTTTAAAGTTTAatcaatcaaatcctaaaattttaaatttggcaTCTATGGTCTTAAATAGACCAAATGACTTTACTGGTATGGAGCCCAAGAAGATGGTCTATTAGCCATTAATTTTATTCAGAGAAACCcaatataaaaataaccaaTTGAATATTTAAGCTTTAATTTTCTAGTTtatttgaaatcttttttttttcagttaggTTTAACTTatcctcaaattttttaaaatggcaCAAAAAGTATCCTAAATGACAGACTAAGCTGATGTGGGAACCAAGAAAGTGCTTCACTAACCAACTTCATCCAGAGAAACTGAAAGGCAAAAAAGTAAGAAGCAGAACCTCAATGttccaaaagaaagaaaacagatCTGTTTTTCTTGAATTTAACAGATATCTATAGCTTTGGATGAGTAAACCATTAAGCTTCACAAGTTAATATCAAAATGAAATAGTATCTACACTAACTCAATACCGACGAATCATGTAATTCATAGCAGCCTCAGCCATCCCCCATTTTGTTCCCTAAATCACGTACATACCTTCATACTACGGTTTTGACATCCACAACCACAATTTGGGTGAACTGTGATGAAATTATTCTTGCTGTGATCGAAAGCTGACATGTGTACAAATATACATAAACACTACAACTATAGTAATAGAATTCCTTTTCATTTGGATTAGTTCTGTCTTGATTggtttcactaaaataagctagGGGTTACCGCTGCATTCCGTGGCCTTACAATCACAGGTAAGAAACGAATACTGGTGAAATTTTTGTTCATGGCAAATAGACATGGGTAGTTAACCACTTTTGCAATTCTTTCGGATTTTGAGATATTATATGTTCTATATTCTAGATTCTAGATTTTTTCAATTTGTTGTGAATGTAAATTTAGAGAGAGGGTGAGCGTGTACTAAGTGTAAATTTAGATACATGCTATGAACCTCAACGAGGATTTACAGTGTAACTTACGAATGACATACAATCAAGTATCAACAAAACCACTAACAGGAATCAAAACGATCTTTGTATTCtagatttgattgaatttaaatGTAGTCCATTTTCAACATGCAATGAAGTGCTCTACATAAATGCGCATAGACAACATTTTGATGCACattgaattttttcattttcaaattgtacaatttaaaaaaaaaaaaaaacaaaattgaactaGCATTAACTACTGGAAATTTACTTGATACCAGTGTTATCAATTGCAGATCACAAATACGGCAGAAAGCCAATAATCTGCTATATCATATAACGGATAGCATCATGGATAACTAGATGAAGTCGCATAGCGGTTGAAATATAtgtatgcataaaaaaatttaagttgtaTGCAAATTATAACAGTGTTTTACTATAATGTGTGTCAAGAATTACCACACTAAGCCTTTATTTGTAATGAACAAATAGGATCAGTATTGATTACATAGGATCAAtctaataatgaataataaggACTAAATCACTTATTAATATCTAATCATAAATAACAAGATAATATGTAATCTTAACACTCGCCCTCAAGCTCGAGCATATACGTCATACAAATCGAGCTTGATACAAATGTGATCAACCTGATAGAAACTAAAGGCAGTTCACTAGAGATGCATCACACGTCTTGTGTGTGAACTTCACGCGTGTGACAGTGTTTTGAGTTGGTGGTGTTGGATTTGTCAGAGGGAGACGCTTCTGGTCGTTTGGGCACGAGGGCGAAAAGGCAGCGCAGTGGCAGTGTAATAGTGCTCGCAGCAGTTGCGGTACTGTTCAAGCAACAAAGGGGGCTGTGGCTGaggaaagaggaaaaaaaacaaaagtgaacCGAAACAATTTGGCACGTCACGACGGCGGTCTCTAGAAAGGTCAATGGAAAAAGACAAAGGGTCGTTGGAAGACTGGAAGCAAGCAGAAAGGTCCACCAAGGATGTGGAAATAGGTTGTCAGAAATAGGACAACTAGCTGAGAGGTCCACCGGGGACAATAGGTCCTCGGTGGAGAACAACTTTCGTTATTCCTCTGTCAAGAATAACCTAAGCTCTAATACCATATAACAATGTTTTACCGTAATGTTGTGTCAAGGATGACCACACTAAGCCTTTATTTATAATGAGCAAATAGGATCAATATTCATTACATAGGATCAATCTAATAATGAGTAATAAGGACTAAATCACTAATTACTATCTAATCATAAATAACAGAATAATATGTAATcttaacacaaataaaaataaaagcataaaaattgGCATAACATTAACCCAAATTCAATTGCCATAGTCTCGAATGGAGAATGTGACTAATTATGCCATTAGTTAATTGTACGTAATTTCTGTTACACCAAAATTTATTCCTAGTATCTAATGCATAATTTCcacctagaaaagttgttcaAGCAAggcatatatgtatataaaacatGACACCGGATACTAAAGATACTTGATTTGACCATGAACCTATAAAAAGATGAGACTCTCGaaagtataagaaaatatttgcaTTGGATGGGTCATGGCTCCAATCACCAGGATTAGATATTAGCAAGCTGTATAGTTCAAATTATTGTCAACTCTGTCATAACATAAATCAGTCATAATCTTTGTTTCACTTCCTTTCAATAGCATATGACATGAGCAAAATACTttcaaaaagtataaaatgcATAGTAGTCACTAGTCAGTAAAGCTTCTTGTTTGGGAGATAAGAAAAACTGCTAAGGATTTGaaactcaaacatataaaatatataagaaactaagaaaaataaaaacaaaaaacaaggaAATATAAACTCAGCCCACTTTTTCACTAGAAGGAACAGATTGTACGAAGGCTGAAGGATGCAATCTTACTGCTGACGCTGATAGAGGTTCAGATATTTCAGTGCTTGTAACCTATGAAGAAAAAACCCACGAGTAAAGCTTTACATTATGCAAAAGAGTATGAACAAGACTTGTGAATTGTACAACAAAATACTGTCGTGGCACTAAATTCATGTGTGACCTTGCTGGCGTATGACTTCACATCTACCACATCAGCAACAGAAGAACTTCCAAACTTTGTTAGCTTCATTGCTTCCCTAGAATGCAACAGCTGTAAATAGAACAAGGGGATATTAGCTGTGCAATTGAGCAATAATTCTTAAATGTGATTTCATACAAACGTGGGAGATAATCCCAATAATACCATACTTTCAAAATGTCAGGATCATTCCAAGGTCCCTTATTAGATCTAAGACACCCTCCATCATTTGGGCACGAACAACTGCCGCCGAGGAAATCTGGAAGTTGGCTGttgaaaaaaggacaaaaaaaaaaaaaggaatgctCACATGATATGCATTATAATAGACATAGAAGCACTTAATTAACTGGGACAGTACAAACATAAGCACAAACCTTGAGTCAATAATCTCTAACAGTCTGCTCTGAAACTTGTTGCCTAAAACCTGTAGATTCAGCATGAATCATTTGTACAATGCTTGTTCCTTTCTAAAgtgaaaacatacaaagaaaaatagatatataCATGTATTTTGGCTGTGGTCCTTGGATCAAGAAAACCTTTTGCAGTATTCCATAGTAGCTTGAACCCACTACCAGCATTAACAATGAACATCTGGTTTAATGTCTGAAAAGAAAATGAGCAAATCAAGAACTGAACAATGACTGTATATCCAAATTACCTACGGCAACCTTGTTTTTGCAGTAGGGGTTACAGAGCATGGTATGATTTATGTATTATCATTGTATTAGTAGGCAGTATGTTAGGATGGGCATTGTGGGTTCATTAAGCACAATTGCAGTTTGTACCCCTAATTCAGGTTCCAGTCCTAAATCCTACATGAAGTTGAATTCATGtacatgcatgcacccatgtgaaCATATGCATGATAATAGGAATGGTttaaggaaataaaagaaaaaacaaattaaaactgaactttggaggaaaagaaaagaatatgcAGAAGCACCGACAGTCACAGAGACCTACTCAGTACTAAATTCACCTTCCCCTGTCATGAATAGGTTGTCTCCTTATTCCTCTCCATTTACAAACAAACATAAGCTTgtttacttttctttcttttaagaaTTTTCCATAAAAGATCTCAGAATTGAATTCTTAAGTTGAGAATGTTACTTTAAAGATCActaaatcaaaaaaaaaaaaaaaggaagcgcATGAACTATGATTTGCTCATCAAGATATATTCAACATTTAATTACCTCAGGGTAGTTATCACCATCAATTTTTTGCATGCGCATAACAAGATCATGTGCAACTTTGCTAAAGCTCACCCAATTCTGCAAAATATACCAAGTAATAAAACGTTTTGACTTCTGCATAATGCTATTTTGGCTATTCAGATATGTTGTTGTAAGCATAGAATTTACCACTCCATGCACATCAagtattgttgttgttttatcTATATGCCTCTTCGCTGCAATAGAACATGCTGGGAATTTCTCTTTAAACATTTTCTCAAATCCCTGaacatgatattttaaaaatcgatcTACTGTCGTGACATTCATCAATTTGCTGGGTTCAACTTTGCCAAGTCTTTCAATATAAACCGGCCGGCCCTCTTTGTCCACACCATGGTAACCATGAGGATAATAGCATTGTACCTCTTCATACTCCTTATATACGAAGTCCTacatattatttatcataaaactGTTGATTAAGTAATTGAAAGATTGAAGTTATTCATGATCAAACAAATAATGTTGGGAAAATCTTCCAAAAGGGATATATGCCGGATTTCTCCTCACTAGAATTACACGCTATGGGTGGCTGTTAGTTCAAAACTCAGCTAAGCTCCTTCAATCTTTCGGCACCAATTAGTAAACAATGGCttctttaaaaagtaaaaggaaaacaaCCAACAACCAAACTTTACCTGTAAAATACAATCTACTCCATACTCCTTCCTCCAATGGAGCATATCTGCCCACATCTGGACTGTTTTATCAATGTCGAACTTTCTGGCTTTCAGAAACCTGCAGCATGAAAACATCACCAGCCTTTAATGTACTGCATGTCtgaagatttttcttttgtacAAAACATGTCTAGAAAACTACTTAAACaagatgttttaatttttgcCAGAAgttgttgcaaaaaaaaaaaaggtttcaaaTATCAAAGAATGACAATTTGGACGAACAATAGTGCATTTACTGAATCCCTGCAATGAAcattaataataatcaaatatctGGATCTCTCTTTAAAAGAGGAAGAATAATTCAAAGAAAGCAAAATCATGTAAGTTATTGAGGAAGGAGCTACAAAATGCCACTCCAGACAAAGTTCCAGTTGCAACTTTGCATGATTAATATTCCTCAATTAAGGTAAAATAGAAACTGCAGCTATGGCAGATAAATCAACATTCAATGGGATATGAACAGCATAACCAAAATACTCCATCTATTTAACACCTCTAAACTTTAAGGCGATACCACTGAGCAGTTAAAAGAGAAACAGGCAAACAGCACACAAATAGAAAGGAAATTCTATGACAAATTCATTTACCTCAGCATTTTATGATAATCATCATGGGAATCTGGAAGCAGATCTCTTGTAAGTAGCACCTGACGAAATGAATTCACAGCTTTTTCCTCGTTAGCATCAcggacatcttctatgaaaatTGAAGCAAAGTCACTATCTGCTACACGTGTATTACGCTTCCTGAGACTATAAGTGAGTCTGGTTGAAGCAGTCATTGCTTTTCTCCTAAGAGATCTAGCTCGAGACTTCCGCCACTCATCCTCAGAGATTTCGGGCTCAAAACATCTACCCCTCTCATCTTCTTGAGCTAATACTTCTTCTCCTAATCCCATAGACATCAATAGTCAATCCCAAAACCACAGTCCCAAAACACAACCAGAATAACAAAGATATGTTCAGAAAATCAACATCTCAATGCCACACAGGACTACAGCTTTGTACCTGGCATTCTATTCAAGACGCAAGTAATTTCCACCTAGATTGCCTCTGCACCAAGGGAAAAACAAGAACCACCTTTAATAACAACAAATCCAACCAAGGACCAAGAATACTCACCAGCTAAGCCATTAGAACATTTACCAAGCATTCATATATAacacaattaatcaaatttttcaACTGGATTAAATTAGGGAACAAAATCCAAAAAGAAGACACTAACACAAGTATACAGATCAATCAACAAGACAAACATTGGATTACACCATTACTCAGATTACCCCTGCATCAAGGTAAAACAGAAAGTAAAACATAGAACCAACATCCCAAACTCTAGGGAATCTAGAACTTTCCACAGTTGAGCCTTACGCTAGAAGAAATCCACAACACAACACGATTGATCAGCTGGATCAGTTCCCCCAATGATCAAAACCCAAAATCATAGATCAATCAATaaacaagacaaaaaacaacattgacaccaagaaagaaaaggacCTACATTGGACAACAATAAAGAGAATCCAATAAAACAACATCAGAATTaaccaagaaaaacaaaattttaattttaaatgctgGATCAAAGGAATCACGAGAAGGAAAAAGTCAGAACCGAAGAATCACAGATCAATCAAAAAAACTAATCCGTCGAAGCGGATTTCCGATCGTAAGGGAGAAAAGGAACGACATTGCATTCAGTCATTCAGTCATTCATTCACGTACCCTAATCGAAACAAGAGCGAGAGAGGAAAAGAGCAAAATGGGTATCGCTTTCTGTGTGAGATCGAAAAATGGCGCCCCCCTCTCTTCGTACCGAAACCCGTACGGAGCCGCAGACAGAGACAcgcatagagagagagagagagagagagagagagagagagagaaacgtAGGAACAAACGAGGGGACAAAGAGAGAGAGGCAAGTCGTTATCAAAAGCGTTAGGAGTGGCGTGCAACGGCCGCTTCTGTTCTGCGAATGCTACTCTAGCGCTAACGGCGGCTGTTTGGTTTTTTCTGTTGGTGGAAGTCTGATAGTGCCGTTTATTAACGGAAGGACGGGATGGAGGAGGGATCGGGTGCTGATGATTTAGAATACGGGCGTGAGAAAGGAAAGAGGAGTTGAGAGTCTTTTGTTCTATATAGTCTTGAACACTCCGAGTACatatgtgtgttttttttatggtaaataaatagttatttttggaTGAATAATTCGTTGATAAATGTgttcctgaaagatgaaaaaaaatataaaatttaatcatgagagtgtaaaaagtgtgacaaatatattttactgtTAACTTTTCGTCTGTCATAAATATGTccctaaatgataaaaatacaatatttattccccgaaagtgtaaaaagtgcaacaaatatataCGGATGTTAACTTAACTTCAGTTCGTCAAAATAGAAATTATCGAAAATAAACCTTGTAGTagtttaccaaaataaaatattgtaacaATGTACcaattattacaaatttttccaaattaccctaaaagataaatatatctgATAGCTCacttcttcaaattttgattattttattaatggagACAAACTAAAGTTAACAAttggatatatttgtcacaATTTTTACACTTTTGGATAATTTGTTTCTAGTTTGTTTgtcaaaatagaaattattgaaaataaacattgtagtagtttaccaaaataaaatattgtaacaatgtatcaattattacaaatttttcCAAATTACCCTAAAAGATGAATATATCCCATATTTCACTTCTTcaaattttggttattttattaatggtgacGAACTGAAGTTAAGTTAACGTCTGtatatatttgttgcattttttacACGTTCAGGGACTAAATACTGTATTTTCATCTTCCAGGGGTATATTTGTCAGCAAATTACACATTTGGAGgacaaaagtaattatttacCCATTCATATTACGAGAGAGTGGAAAGACGAAAAGTTAAGAAAATTTTCTACGACAAATATGTTTCTATGTTGACAATTAGAAATGGTCACGTTGGTAATTATTTCAGTGAAAAATTCATCTCTCTGTGCCAcgtaggctattttattaacggtgacaaATGAAAGTTAACGACcagatatatttgttgcactttttacactttcaggaactaaattttgtattttcatcttttagggacaCATTTGTTACTGAATTACACATTTAAggacaaaaatgattatttacccCTTTTCTAGTAAATTCTATATAGCTCCtcgtca
This window harbors:
- the LOC100820317 gene encoding phosphatidylinositol/phosphatidylcholine transfer protein SFH9 isoform X3, with product MPGEEVLAQEDERGRCFEPEISEDEWRKSRARSLRRKAMTASTRLTYSLRKRNTRVADSDFASIFIEDVRDANEEKAVNSFRQVLLTRDLLPDSHDDYHKMLRFLKARKFDIDKTVQMWADMLHWRKEYGVDCILQDFVYKEYEEVQCYYPHGYHGVDKEGRPVYIERLGKVEPSKLMNVTTVDRFLKYHVQGFEKMFKEKFPACSIAAKRHIDKTTTILDVHGVNWVSFSKVAHDLVMRMQKIDGDNYPETLNQMFIVNAGSGFKLLWNTAKGFLDPRTTAKIHVLGNKFQSRLLEIIDSSQLPDFLGGSCSCPNDGGCLRSNKGPWNDPDILKLLHSREAMKLTKFGSSSVADVVDVKSYASKVTSTEISEPLSASAVRLHPSAFVQSVPSSEKKRMRDSAPTGNELEPVNAAREVVGDVDSTSDSSNNYLRRLLEKPIPYITNNQPRSHGQTESAQSNSQEQLITPAIKEPLWQRLQNLEAVVSEMANKPKTIPPEKEDILQESLSRIKCIEYDLQKTKKALLATASKQVELAKSLESLKDSKFDGTNSCWPKNRSYAPGR
- the LOC100820317 gene encoding phosphatidylinositol/phosphatidylcholine transfer protein SFH9 isoform X1, which encodes MPGEEVLAQEDERGRCFEPEISEDEWRKSRARSLRRKAMTASTRLTYSLRKRNTRVADSDFASIFIEDVRDANEEKAVNSFRQVLLTRDLLPDSHDDYHKMLRFLKARKFDIDKTVQMWADMLHWRKEYGVDCILQDFVYKEYEEVQCYYPHGYHGVDKEGRPVYIERLGKVEPSKLMNVTTVDRFLKYHVQGFEKMFKEKFPACSIAAKRHIDKTTTILDVHGVNWVSFSKVAHDLVMRMQKIDGDNYPETLNQMFIVNAGSGFKLLWNTAKGFLDPRTTAKIHVLGNKFQSRLLEIIDSSQLPDFLGGSCSCPNDGGCLRSNKGPWNDPDILKLLHSREAMKLTKFGSSSVADVVDVKSYASKVTSTEISEPLSASAVRLHPSAFVQSVPSSEKKRMRDSAPTGNELEPVNAAREVVGDVDSTSDSSNNYLRRLLEKPIPYITSILAQITVKLLTCIYLVFVALGKFFVVHSVDNQPRSHGQTESAQSNSQEQLITPAIKEPLWQRLQNLEAVVSEMANKPKTIPPEKEDILQESLSRIKCIEYDLQKTKKALLATASKQVELAKSLESLKDSKFDGTNSCWPKNRSYAPGR
- the LOC100820317 gene encoding phosphatidylinositol/phosphatidylcholine transfer protein SFH9 isoform X4, which translates into the protein MPGEEVLAQEDERGRCFEPEISEDEWRKSRARSLRRKAMTASTRLTYSLRKRNTRVADSDFASIFIEDVRDANEEKAVNSFRQVLLTRDLLPDSHDDYHKMLRFLKARKFDIDKTVQMWADMLHWRKEYGVDCILQDFVYKEYEEVQCYYPHGYHGVDKEGRPVYIERLGKVEPSKLMNVTTVDRFLKYHVQGFEKMFKEKFPACSIAAKRHIDKTTTILDVHGVNWVSFSKVAHDLVMRMQKIDGDNYPETLNQMFIVNAGSGFKLLWNTAKGFLDPRTTAKIHVLGNKFQSRLLEIIDSSQLPDFLGGSCSCPNDGGCLRSNKGPWNDPDILKLLHSREAMKLTKFGSSSVADVVDVKSYASKVTSTEISEPLSASAKRMRDSAPTGNELEPVNAAREVVGDVDSTSDSSNNYLRRLLEKPIPYITNNQPRSHGQTESAQSNSQEQLITPAIKEPLWQRLQNLEAVVSEMANKPKTIPPEKEDILQESLSRIKCIEYDLQKTKKALLATASKQVELAKSLESLKDSKFDGTNSCWPKNRSYAPGR
- the LOC100820317 gene encoding phosphatidylinositol/phosphatidylcholine transfer protein SFH9 isoform X2, whose amino-acid sequence is MPGEEVLAQEDERGRCFEPEISEDEWRKSRARSLRRKAMTASTRLTYSLRKRNTRVADSDFASIFIEDVRDANEEKAVNSFRQVLLTRDLLPDSHDDYHKMLRFLKARKFDIDKTVQMWADMLHWRKEYGVDCILQDFVYKEYEEVQCYYPHGYHGVDKEGRPVYIERLGKVEPSKLMNVTTVDRFLKYHVQGFEKMFKEKFPACSIAAKRHIDKTTTILDVHGVNWVSFSKVAHDLVMRMQKIDGDNYPETLNQMFIVNAGSGFKLLWNTAKGFLDPRTTAKIHVLGNKFQSRLLEIIDSSQLPDFLGGSCSCPNDGGCLRSNKGPWNDPDILKLLHSREAMKLTKFGSSSVADVVDVKSYASKVTSTEISEPLSASAKRMRDSAPTGNELEPVNAAREVVGDVDSTSDSSNNYLRRLLEKPIPYITSILAQITVKLLTCIYLVFVALGKFFVVHSVDNQPRSHGQTESAQSNSQEQLITPAIKEPLWQRLQNLEAVVSEMANKPKTIPPEKEDILQESLSRIKCIEYDLQKTKKALLATASKQVELAKSLESLKDSKFDGTNSCWPKNRSYAPGR